The following coding sequences are from one Diprion similis isolate iyDipSimi1 chromosome 9, iyDipSimi1.1, whole genome shotgun sequence window:
- the LOC124410451 gene encoding EKC/KEOPS complex subunit Tprkb-like, with the protein MESCTVQLDEETGKFITLHLFINVENTEEIRKKLISGELQCCVMKAGLIVDPFQVIVAANKAVVNEKFGKLTTRTIFTEILFNLSLSKNITQSLTKFGIDDKEKNIIVGIIHGSDDAEALAKDSLTAIKGERVSIGRLNEITDTSVVKKIYKIDESELKVSSLVDCVVSRMNTKDFASY; encoded by the coding sequence atggaaagCTGTACGGTACAGTTGGACGAAGAAACaggaaaatttataacattACACTTGTTTATTAACGTTGAAAACACTGAAGAAATACGTAAGAAGTTAATCAGCGGAGAACTTCAGTGCTGCGTTATGAAAGCCGGGCTCATTGTCGACCCGTTTCAAGTTATCGTCGCAGCAAACAAGGCCGTAGTTAATGAGAAATTTGGCAAATTAACTACGAGAACAatatttacagaaattttGTTCAACTTGTCATTGTCGAAGAATATAACTCAGTCCTTGACGAAGTTTGGCATTGACGATAAGGAGAAAAACATTATTGTAGGAATTATTCATGGATCGGATGATGCAGAGGCTTTGGCAAAGGATTCACTGACTGCGATCAAAGGCGAGAGAGTTTCTATCGGAAGGCTGAACGAAATAACTGACACAtcagttgttaaaaaaatatataaaatcgaTGAATCTGAACTGAAAGTTTCTAGCTTAGTCGACTGCGTTGTGAGCAGAATGAACACTAAAGACTTTGCTTCTTACtga